The proteins below come from a single Parcubacteria group bacterium genomic window:
- the groL gene encoding chaperonin GroEL (60 kDa chaperone family; promotes refolding of misfolded polypeptides especially under stressful conditions; forms two stacked rings of heptamers to form a barrel-shaped 14mer; ends can be capped by GroES; misfolded proteins enter the barrel where they are refolded when GroES binds), with product MSKIIKFDEDARKKIKAGIDKVADAIKITIGPRGRNVILDRGFGSPVITNDGVSIAKEIELEDKFENIGADLIKEVANKTNDTAGDGTTTATVLAQAIVREGSKLVATGMNPISIRRGIEDAKNDVVAELKKTAKAVTSKEEIAQVATISAESVEMGKMISEVISQVGKDGVVTVEESQTFGLEKELVEGMNFDKGYISPYMLTNNESLKAEMKEAYIIITDKKISTIAEILPILEKITAGGKKDIVIIAEDVDGEALTTLVVNKLRGTLNVLAVKAPEFGDNKKAILEDIAIITGGKVISDETGMKMENVELSMLGQASKVIATKDVTTIVGGKGKKKDIDAREAQIKKQLSASDSKWDKEKLQKRLAKISGGVAVIKVGAATETELTYMKHKMEDALAATRAAYAEGIVAGGGVALLRVAANLSAKAESALAGNKFKDLEYGVGYKLLLRALEEPAKQIVANGGQKDPGVVVYEITKNKSVNFGFDASTGEFVPDMLKSGIIDPMKVTRAALENAVSIAAIFLTTQAAVADKPEKKEAGAGGGMGMPGMGGMGGMM from the coding sequence ATGAGCAAAATTATCAAGTTTGATGAAGACGCAAGGAAAAAAATCAAGGCGGGGATTGACAAAGTGGCGGACGCGATTAAAATCACGATTGGACCAAGAGGGCGGAATGTGATTTTGGATAGAGGTTTTGGGTCGCCGGTCATCACCAATGACGGAGTTTCCATTGCCAAGGAAATCGAGCTGGAGGATAAGTTTGAAAACATCGGAGCTGATTTGATCAAGGAAGTCGCGAACAAAACTAATGACACGGCCGGCGACGGTACGACCACGGCGACAGTTCTTGCGCAAGCGATCGTGCGGGAAGGTTCAAAACTGGTGGCGACTGGGATGAATCCGATCAGTATCCGGCGGGGGATTGAAGACGCGAAAAATGATGTCGTGGCGGAGCTGAAAAAAACAGCCAAGGCCGTCACTTCCAAGGAAGAAATTGCTCAAGTAGCGACGATTTCCGCGGAAAGTGTCGAGATGGGGAAAATGATTTCTGAGGTGATTTCGCAGGTCGGAAAAGACGGCGTGGTGACGGTGGAAGAATCACAGACATTTGGCTTGGAAAAAGAATTGGTGGAAGGCATGAATTTTGACAAGGGCTACATCTCACCATATATGCTCACTAACAATGAATCGCTGAAAGCGGAGATGAAAGAGGCCTATATCATTATCACGGACAAAAAGATTTCTACTATTGCGGAAATTTTGCCGATCTTGGAAAAGATCACAGCCGGTGGAAAAAAAGACATTGTAATTATCGCGGAAGACGTCGATGGCGAGGCACTGACGACTTTGGTTGTGAATAAGTTGCGAGGGACTTTGAATGTGCTCGCAGTAAAAGCGCCGGAATTTGGGGATAATAAAAAAGCCATTCTGGAAGACATTGCCATCATCACTGGAGGTAAAGTGATTTCTGATGAAACCGGAATGAAAATGGAAAATGTGGAACTTTCGATGCTTGGGCAAGCTTCCAAGGTTATCGCGACGAAAGATGTAACGACGATTGTCGGTGGCAAGGGTAAGAAAAAAGATATTGATGCGCGCGAAGCGCAGATTAAAAAGCAACTATCAGCCAGCGACAGCAAATGGGACAAAGAAAAATTGCAAAAACGGCTCGCTAAGATTTCCGGCGGTGTGGCGGTCATTAAAGTTGGCGCGGCGACCGAAACAGAATTGACCTATATGAAACACAAAATGGAAGACGCCCTGGCGGCAACCCGCGCGGCCTATGCCGAGGGGATTGTGGCGGGCGGGGGTGTGGCGCTCTTGCGAGTAGCGGCGAACTTGTCCGCAAAAGCCGAAAGCGCTCTGGCGGGAAATAAATTCAAGGATCTGGAATATGGTGTGGGCTACAAACTGCTTTTGCGCGCCTTAGAAGAACCGGCCAAACAAATCGTGGCTAACGGCGGACAGAAAGATCCTGGCGTGGTTGTTTATGAAATTACTAAGAATAAATCAGTCAATTTCGGATTTGATGCCAGCACAGGTGAATTTGTCCCGGATATGCTGAAAAGCGGGATTATCGATCCGATGAAAGTGACGCGAGCAGCGCTGGAAAATGCCGTGAGTATCGCGGCAATTTTCCTTACTACTCAAGCGGCAGTCGCTGATAAGCCGGAGAAAAAAGAAGCGGGAGCAGGCGGCGGAATGGGAATGCCGGGAATGGGAGGGATGGGTGGGATGATGTAG